The proteins below come from a single Arthrobacter crystallopoietes genomic window:
- a CDS encoding DUF3830 family protein translates to MARFIKVSLEQRQVSCIARLLDDEAPRTAVAVWDALPQSGQVFHGKYARNEIYNLLPAFAPQEPGPENTTITPIPGDLCYFTFNADILHTPAYGYNAGDRVQTPEAIIDLALFYGRNNLLINGDQGWVPGNVFGTVVEGLEEMAAACQSIWMDGARGETLTFSRHEPTG, encoded by the coding sequence GTGGCCCGGTTTATCAAGGTTTCGCTGGAGCAGCGGCAGGTCTCCTGCATTGCCAGACTGCTCGACGACGAGGCCCCGAGGACGGCAGTGGCGGTCTGGGATGCGCTGCCACAATCCGGCCAGGTCTTCCACGGCAAGTACGCACGCAACGAGATCTACAACCTGCTGCCGGCGTTCGCGCCGCAGGAGCCTGGACCGGAAAACACCACCATCACCCCGATCCCCGGCGACCTGTGCTACTTCACCTTCAACGCGGACATCCTCCATACCCCGGCCTACGGCTACAACGCCGGCGACCGGGTCCAGACGCCTGAAGCCATCATCGATTTGGCGTTGTTCTACGGCCGCAACAACCTGCTGATCAACGGGGACCAGGGCTGGGTACCGGGAAACGTCTTCGGGACGGTAGTCGAAGGACTCGAAGAAATGGCTGCCGCCTGCCAGAGCATCTGGATGGATGGAGCGCGCGGAGAGACGCTTACCTTTTCGCGCCACGAGCCCACCGGCTGA
- a CDS encoding maleate cis-trans isomerase family protein, with amino-acid sequence MTSLASYASMVPAGPLVLNKIGVVAPYDMALDHEMARWAEGRADLYFARSPFEPVLVGVEQAELVSRPDIVADTAWRISAVSPDCYIYACTSGSFIHGIQGEREFVSAVQGYGVPNVLTVSGAILKALAALDLHSIAVATPYTAPVTERFVKFLNEDGLDVRHVSMLGLSGEIWKVPYSYTAELIVSADRPDAEAIVVACTNLPTYHLIEPLERLLGKPIITANQAVMWAALHHLGLAPVGPGQRLLSVHPTQR; translated from the coding sequence ATGACTTCACTTGCAAGCTATGCAAGTATGGTCCCGGCGGGCCCGCTGGTGCTGAACAAAATCGGCGTAGTCGCCCCTTATGACATGGCGTTGGATCACGAAATGGCGCGCTGGGCTGAAGGCCGCGCGGACCTCTATTTCGCCCGCTCGCCCTTCGAGCCTGTCCTGGTCGGCGTCGAACAGGCCGAGCTTGTGAGCCGACCGGACATCGTTGCCGATACGGCCTGGCGGATCAGCGCTGTTTCACCGGATTGTTATATCTACGCCTGCACGTCCGGCAGTTTTATTCACGGTATCCAAGGTGAACGGGAATTCGTCTCCGCGGTGCAGGGCTACGGCGTGCCTAATGTCCTCACCGTTTCCGGCGCCATCCTCAAGGCCCTGGCGGCACTCGATCTGCACAGCATCGCCGTCGCCACGCCCTACACCGCACCCGTCACCGAACGTTTCGTGAAGTTCCTGAATGAGGACGGGTTGGACGTCCGGCACGTCTCGATGCTCGGGCTGTCGGGCGAGATCTGGAAGGTGCCCTACTCCTACACCGCCGAACTGATTGTTTCCGCCGACCGGCCGGATGCCGAGGCGATCGTGGTGGCCTGCACCAATCTGCCGACCTACCACTTGATCGAACCGCTGGAGCGCCTGCTCGGCAAGCCCATTATTACCGCCAACCAGGCGGTCATGTGGGCCGCCCTCCACCATCTGGGCCTGGCACCGGTGGGGCCGGGCCAGCGACTCCTGAGCGTCCACCCGACGCAACGATAG
- a CDS encoding maleate cis-trans isomerase family protein, with amino-acid sequence MTRVPTIGLLYPGVGAEDDFPRLEQRLDGQLRLPVVTTAGGDVLHTVDTLVNVGSTANLLDGARRVAAYQPDAVMWACTSGSFVYGWEGAQEQARRIGEDLDLPASSTSLAFAHAVKHLGLSTVAIAASYPEDLARHFRRFLADASIDVVHLGSSGIATAGEVGLMGLDEIARMAAAADRPEAEAVLIPDTAMHSLAWLDELEDAVGKPVLTANQVTVWEGLRIAGLLRNFSGLGSLFRSTEAIRIPAGS; translated from the coding sequence ATGACCCGAGTGCCCACCATCGGATTGCTCTACCCCGGAGTCGGAGCCGAGGACGACTTCCCTCGGCTGGAACAACGCCTTGACGGCCAGCTTCGGCTGCCGGTGGTCACGACGGCCGGGGGAGACGTGCTCCATACGGTGGACACCCTCGTGAACGTGGGCAGTACGGCAAACCTACTCGACGGCGCTCGCCGGGTCGCCGCCTACCAACCCGATGCGGTGATGTGGGCCTGCACCTCGGGCTCCTTCGTGTACGGCTGGGAGGGCGCGCAGGAGCAGGCCCGCCGGATCGGCGAAGACCTGGACCTGCCGGCATCCTCAACCTCGTTGGCCTTCGCGCACGCGGTCAAGCACCTCGGGTTGTCCACCGTAGCCATTGCCGCCAGCTACCCCGAAGATCTGGCCCGGCACTTTCGGCGTTTCCTCGCGGATGCAAGCATCGACGTAGTTCATCTGGGCAGCAGCGGGATAGCGACGGCGGGAGAGGTGGGCCTGATGGGCTTGGATGAGATTGCCCGCATGGCCGCGGCCGCGGACCGCCCCGAAGCGGAGGCAGTGCTGATCCCGGATACCGCCATGCACTCGCTCGCCTGGCTCGACGAACTTGAGGACGCCGTCGGCAAGCCCGTACTCACGGCCAACCAGGTCACCGTCTGGGAGGGGCTGCGCATCGCCGGCCTGCTGCGGAACTTCAGCGGCCTGGGCAGCCTGTTCCGCTCCACCGAAGCCATCCGAATTCCGGCAGGAAGCTGA
- a CDS encoding amidase, whose protein sequence is MTTETTTTALADFSAVELLQGYKAREISPVEATAASLARIKAHNAEFNAFCLVAEDEALAAARESEQRWAAGKPAGPLDGVPTSIKDLLLTKGWPTLRGSKLINPDQEWNEDAPAVAAMRAAGAVFVGKTTTPEFGWKGVTDNPLTGITGNPWDASKTCGGSSGGSATAVALGMGALSVGTDGGGSVRIPASFSGIVGMKPTYGTIPLYPPTPYGTLAHAGPMTRTVQDNALLLDVLAASDSRDWSALAPPRQSFTEGLYDGIKGLRMGFSPDLGFATVDPEVERLVARAVDLLATLGAEVETADPGIQDPINEYHALWFAGAGKVIRAYDEARWGELDPGLLEVCRQGHAVTVDQYLDANAVRANLGLRLGAFHEQYDLLVTPTMPIPAFDVGCEVPPGSGLKRWAQWSPFTYPFNMTQQPAISVPCGLTASGLPVGLQIVGPRHADALVLRAAAAYEQARGEFGRPPALATGERRE, encoded by the coding sequence ATGACCACCGAAACAACGACGACGGCGCTCGCCGACTTCTCCGCCGTAGAACTGCTTCAGGGGTACAAGGCCAGGGAAATTTCGCCGGTCGAGGCCACCGCGGCGAGCCTGGCGCGCATCAAAGCGCACAACGCCGAATTCAATGCGTTCTGCCTGGTCGCGGAGGATGAGGCGCTGGCCGCGGCACGGGAATCAGAACAGCGCTGGGCTGCGGGTAAGCCGGCCGGGCCGCTGGATGGCGTGCCCACCTCGATTAAGGACCTGCTGCTAACCAAGGGCTGGCCGACGCTGCGCGGTTCCAAGCTGATCAATCCGGACCAGGAATGGAACGAGGACGCTCCCGCGGTCGCCGCGATGCGCGCGGCCGGTGCGGTGTTCGTCGGCAAGACCACCACGCCGGAGTTCGGCTGGAAGGGCGTGACGGACAACCCGCTGACGGGCATTACCGGCAACCCGTGGGATGCGTCCAAAACCTGCGGCGGTTCGTCCGGTGGTTCGGCAACCGCCGTCGCGCTGGGCATGGGCGCACTGTCCGTGGGGACCGACGGCGGCGGCTCGGTGCGGATTCCCGCGTCGTTCTCGGGGATTGTGGGTATGAAGCCGACCTACGGCACCATTCCGCTGTACCCGCCGACGCCGTATGGCACGCTGGCGCACGCCGGACCGATGACGAGGACGGTTCAGGACAACGCTTTGCTGCTGGATGTGCTGGCCGCCTCCGATTCGCGGGACTGGTCCGCGCTGGCACCGCCGCGGCAGTCCTTCACTGAGGGGCTGTACGACGGCATCAAGGGGCTGCGGATGGGCTTCAGCCCGGACCTGGGTTTCGCCACAGTCGATCCGGAGGTAGAGCGGTTGGTGGCCCGGGCCGTGGACCTGCTTGCCACGCTTGGTGCGGAGGTCGAGACAGCGGATCCGGGCATCCAGGATCCGATCAATGAGTACCATGCGTTGTGGTTTGCCGGGGCCGGCAAGGTCATCCGTGCCTACGACGAGGCACGCTGGGGCGAGCTGGACCCGGGGCTGCTGGAGGTCTGCCGGCAGGGCCACGCGGTGACCGTGGACCAGTACCTCGACGCCAACGCTGTCCGGGCGAATCTGGGCCTGCGGCTCGGCGCTTTCCACGAGCAGTATGACCTGCTGGTCACCCCCACCATGCCGATTCCGGCGTTCGACGTCGGCTGTGAAGTTCCGCCGGGATCCGGCCTGAAGCGTTGGGCCCAGTGGTCCCCGTTCACGTACCCGTTCAACATGACCCAGCAGCCAGCCATCAGCGTGCCGTGCGGTTTGACAGCCTCGGGGCTGCCGGTGGGACTGCAGATTGTGGGCCCGCGGCACGCCGACGCGCTGGTGCTTCGGGCTGCGGCGGCGTATGAGCAGGCACGCGGGGAATTCGGGCGGCCGCCGGCACTTGCGACAGGGGAGCGGCGGGAGTAG